From a region of the Bifidobacteriaceae bacterium genome:
- a CDS encoding anion permease → MLTDTAPQETPDQGAERDGTAPGTKQLVKGPPRPGGIRPVRLVPTLIPLAVGLLVWFLPGPDGVSPKGWHMLAIFLATVIGIITKPLPMGAVCIVGLVASVLTGTVPMKAAEPGGPSALMGFADPTIWLIVTAFLISRGFIKTGLGRRLGLAFVSRMGGSTLGVSYSLALADLVLAPAIPSATARGGGMMTPIMRSVAELYDSRPGPTARRAGAFLAINVGQVNAITCAMFLTSMAGNPMIASLAAGQGVTISWTSWAVGALVPGLAALVVVPWVVYKVYPPELKRTPEAQAMARRELKEQGPMTPGEWVMAGTFALLLALWTVGDMALGVSATTTGFVGFVVLLVTGVLTWEDVTKEKAAWDTMIWFAVLMTMAAALSHYGLIDYIANLAGSSLASFSWPVAFVLLTLVYFFSHYLFASAIAHISAMYLAFLAAAIQVGTPPMFAALVLGYISNLIMSLTQYAGGASPAVFGTGYNTVGQWWRVSFVAALASIAVWMSVGGGWLKLIGYW, encoded by the coding sequence GTGTTGACTGACACTGCCCCGCAGGAAACGCCCGATCAAGGCGCGGAGCGCGATGGGACCGCGCCCGGCACAAAGCAGCTGGTCAAGGGCCCGCCGCGGCCGGGCGGGATCCGCCCGGTCCGGCTGGTGCCGACGCTGATTCCCCTGGCGGTGGGGCTTCTGGTCTGGTTCTTGCCGGGCCCGGACGGGGTGAGCCCCAAGGGATGGCACATGCTGGCCATCTTCCTGGCCACGGTGATCGGCATCATCACGAAGCCGCTGCCGATGGGCGCGGTTTGCATTGTGGGCCTGGTGGCGTCCGTGTTGACGGGCACGGTGCCCATGAAAGCCGCCGAGCCGGGCGGCCCCTCGGCGCTGATGGGCTTCGCGGATCCGACCATTTGGCTGATCGTCACGGCGTTCTTGATCTCCAGAGGTTTCATCAAGACGGGGCTCGGCCGGCGCCTGGGCCTGGCCTTCGTGTCCCGGATGGGCGGGTCCACGCTGGGCGTGTCCTACTCGCTCGCGCTGGCGGACTTGGTGCTCGCCCCGGCCATTCCGTCCGCCACGGCCCGCGGCGGCGGCATGATGACGCCCATCATGCGCTCGGTCGCGGAGCTCTACGACTCGCGTCCGGGCCCCACCGCGCGGCGGGCGGGGGCGTTCCTCGCCATCAACGTGGGGCAGGTCAACGCCATCACCTGCGCCATGTTCCTCACCTCGATGGCCGGCAACCCGATGATCGCCTCCCTGGCCGCTGGCCAGGGCGTCACCATCTCCTGGACCAGTTGGGCGGTGGGCGCGCTGGTGCCGGGGCTGGCGGCGCTGGTGGTGGTCCCCTGGGTGGTCTACAAGGTTTACCCGCCGGAGTTGAAGCGGACCCCGGAGGCGCAGGCGATGGCCCGCCGCGAGTTGAAGGAGCAAGGCCCCATGACCCCGGGGGAATGGGTCATGGCCGGCACCTTCGCGCTGCTGTTGGCGCTCTGGACAGTCGGCGACATGGCGCTGGGCGTCAGCGCCACCACCACGGGGTTCGTCGGATTCGTGGTCCTCCTGGTGACGGGCGTGTTGACCTGGGAGGACGTGACCAAGGAGAAAGCGGCCTGGGACACCATGATCTGGTTCGCGGTCCTCATGACGATGGCCGCGGCGCTCAGCCACTACGGGTTGATCGACTACATCGCGAACCTGGCCGGCTCCTCGCTCGCCTCCTTCAGTTGGCCGGTGGCATTTGTGCTCCTGACCCTGGTGTACTTCTTCTCGCACTATCTTTTCGCCTCGGCGATCGCCCACATCTCCGCCATGTACCTCGCTTTCCTCGCGGCCGCCATCCAAGTGGGGACGCCGCCCATGTTCGCGGCCTTGGTGCTCGGCTACATTTCCAACCTGATCATGTCGCTGACCCAGTACGCGGGCGGCGCAAGCCCCGCCGTGTTCGGCACGGGCTACAACACGGTGGGGCAGTGGTGGCGCGTCAGCTTCGTCGCCGCACTCGCCTCGATCGCCGTGTGGATGAGCGTGGGTGGCGGCTGGCTCAAGCTCATCGGCTACTGGTAA
- the arc gene encoding proteasome ATPase: MSEQSPYDRQVARAASLEEKNRRLTQSLVSARQQLAEARQQVTDLSQPPGTYALFWSWNDDGSADVVQQGRRLRVGVGPDVNRAALLPGQTVALSQTMALLKGEAFERTGEVAAVKEVLSEDRLLVQGRAEEEMVLRRAGSLFGLKLRPGDSLAIDQRSGFAFEVVARSHAEDLAAEDVADVAYSDIGGLKDQISQLRDAVELPFRHPELYREHRLRAPKGVLLYGPPGCGKTLIAKAVARSLAGEDAKRAVFLNIKGPELLNKYVGETERQIRAIFARAREKASLGGAVVVFFDEMESLFRTRGSGVSSDVETTVVPQLLAEIDGVETLDNVIVIGASNREDMIDPAILRPGRLDVKIKIERPDRQGAADIFSKYLVQDLPFGDGEEIPTMIARTVEIMYATTPENRFLEVTYASGDQEILFYKDFASGAMIRNIVDRAKRAAIKEQLESGRRGITSAHLAAAVAAEFAENEDLPGTTNADDWARVSGRKGERIVFMRTLAGGGRQVEA; encoded by the coding sequence GTGTCTGAGCAGAGCCCTTATGACCGCCAAGTCGCACGTGCCGCCTCGTTGGAGGAGAAGAACCGCCGCCTGACCCAGTCGTTGGTGTCCGCAAGGCAGCAGTTGGCGGAGGCCCGGCAGCAGGTGACGGACCTGTCACAGCCGCCTGGCACCTACGCACTGTTTTGGAGTTGGAATGACGACGGCTCGGCGGACGTGGTGCAGCAGGGCCGCCGCCTGCGGGTCGGAGTGGGCCCAGATGTCAACCGGGCCGCCCTGCTGCCAGGGCAAACGGTCGCATTGAGCCAAACGATGGCCCTGCTTAAGGGCGAGGCGTTTGAACGCACAGGCGAGGTCGCCGCCGTCAAAGAGGTGCTGAGCGAGGACCGCCTCCTGGTGCAAGGCCGAGCGGAAGAGGAAATGGTGCTCCGGCGGGCCGGGTCTCTCTTCGGCTTGAAGCTGCGGCCGGGCGACAGCCTGGCGATCGACCAGCGCAGCGGCTTCGCGTTCGAGGTGGTGGCGCGTTCGCACGCGGAGGACCTGGCGGCGGAGGACGTGGCGGATGTGGCGTACAGCGACATTGGCGGCCTAAAGGACCAAATCAGCCAACTGCGGGACGCGGTGGAGTTGCCGTTCCGGCATCCGGAGTTGTACCGGGAGCACCGCCTGAGGGCGCCAAAGGGGGTGCTCCTCTACGGTCCGCCCGGCTGCGGCAAGACCCTGATCGCCAAAGCGGTGGCGCGCTCCCTGGCGGGCGAGGACGCCAAGAGAGCGGTGTTCCTCAACATCAAGGGGCCGGAGTTGCTCAACAAGTACGTCGGAGAGACCGAGCGCCAGATCCGCGCCATCTTCGCGCGGGCTCGCGAAAAGGCGAGCCTGGGCGGCGCGGTCGTGGTCTTCTTCGATGAGATGGAGTCGCTCTTCCGGACTAGGGGCTCGGGGGTCTCCAGCGATGTGGAAACCACCGTGGTGCCGCAGTTGCTCGCGGAAATCGACGGGGTGGAGACGTTGGACAACGTGATCGTGATCGGCGCGTCGAACCGAGAGGACATGATCGACCCGGCCATCCTCAGGCCGGGCCGCTTGGACGTGAAGATCAAGATCGAGCGCCCGGACCGCCAAGGCGCGGCGGACATTTTCAGCAAGTACCTGGTGCAGGACCTGCCCTTTGGGGACGGCGAGGAAATCCCAACCATGATCGCGCGAACCGTGGAAATCATGTACGCGACAACGCCCGAGAACCGCTTCTTGGAGGTCACCTACGCGTCCGGCGACCAGGAAATACTGTTCTACAAGGATTTCGCCTCCGGCGCGATGATCCGCAACATTGTGGACCGCGCCAAGAGGGCCGCGATCAAAGAGCAACTCGAGTCTGGCCGCCGGGGCATCACCAGCGCGCATTTAGCGGCGGCCGTGGCCGCCGAGTTCGCCGAGAACGAGGACCTTCCCGGCACCACCAACGCCGACGATTGGGCCAGGGTCTCCGGACGCAAAGGCGAGCGGATCGTTTTCATGCGCACGCTGGCCGGCGGCGGGCGTCAGGTCGAGGCATGA
- a CDS encoding DUF3097 domain-containing protein, producing MSGWDRYGRDVLTRDPHAPRRTQSRKVEAEIGLVVEDAETGWVGAIVKVEKSGGMLVASLEDRHGRVRGFRLGPGFLIDGQPVVLTRAVGSNPGVLKRRTASGSLAVQGAKARVARVSRIWVEGRHDAELVAKVWGEDLALEGVVVEMLDGIDHLADRAADFGPAAQGARLGVLVDHLVEGSKEWRIAESVTANCEPGSILILGHPYVDIWQAVRPERLGLAAWPRIERGTDWKTGVLSELGWRHRDQGDLARAWLRILGSVSHLSHLDPALTGRVEELIDFVTAP from the coding sequence GTGAGCGGGTGGGACCGTTACGGCCGCGACGTGCTGACGCGGGATCCGCACGCTCCCAGGCGGACCCAGTCGAGAAAAGTCGAGGCTGAGATCGGGCTGGTGGTGGAGGACGCGGAAACCGGCTGGGTGGGCGCGATCGTCAAGGTGGAGAAGTCGGGCGGGATGCTGGTGGCGTCGCTCGAGGACCGGCACGGCCGCGTGCGGGGCTTCCGGCTGGGGCCGGGGTTTCTGATCGACGGCCAGCCGGTGGTCCTGACCCGAGCGGTCGGGTCGAATCCGGGGGTGCTGAAGCGGCGGACGGCGTCCGGGTCGCTGGCTGTCCAGGGTGCGAAAGCGCGGGTGGCGCGGGTCTCGCGCATCTGGGTGGAGGGGCGCCACGACGCGGAACTGGTCGCCAAGGTCTGGGGGGAGGACTTGGCGCTGGAGGGAGTGGTCGTGGAAATGCTGGACGGGATTGACCATCTGGCGGATCGGGCGGCGGACTTCGGCCCGGCGGCGCAAGGGGCCAGGCTCGGCGTGCTGGTGGACCACCTGGTCGAGGGATCGAAGGAGTGGCGGATCGCTGAGTCGGTGACGGCCAACTGCGAGCCGGGGTCGATCCTGATTTTGGGTCACCCGTACGTGGACATCTGGCAGGCGGTACGCCCCGAACGCTTGGGCCTTGCGGCCTGGCCGAGGATTGAGCGCGGGACGGACTGGAAGACGGGGGTTCTGAGCGAACTGGGCTGGCGCCACCGCGACCAGGGCGACCTGGCGAGGGCATGGCTACGCATCTTGGGATCGGTCAGCCACCTCTCCCACCTGGACCCGGCGCTGACCGGCCGGGTCGAGGAGCTAATCGACTTCGTAACGGCCCCGTGA
- a CDS encoding proteasome accessory factor PafA2, with protein MSQLAFGIETEYGVLSPASRNPVELSNWVVAAYKASQEGRVAPWDYRSEDPLNDARGFHLDRAAAHPSLLTDRPLPDAVHAATGTAPFPRGPVGPPARDRGGSGAAMLTNGARLYVDHAHPEYASPETTSAREAALWDAAGQRIMARAAQLLADAGTPVALYKNNTDGQGASYGTHENYLVERSVDWQLLVDFMTPFLVTRQIFTGSGRVGLGPRSGEAGFQLSQRADFVEAEVGLETTLNRPIVNTRDEPHADPARWRRLHVIVGDATMMDVATYARLGITGLALRALAISPPRAAAEFADRVRLAVPVAAFRQVSRDLSVSERLALRAGGEATAIQVQRRYLSFVQAALKLPDAEAVDLIDRWTALLDGLGDNPLSVARQVEWAAKFRLLESLRERGGLAWDHPKLRAADLRWTDVDPARCLFGRVAQRGEVESLFESPEIDWAVRHPPASTRAYLKGQALARYPDAVVAAGWDSLTLAWSGGQARLALPSPLAGSCLQVEAVLAEAASARDLAERLAGVDLAGEAVR; from the coding sequence ATGAGCCAACTCGCTTTCGGGATAGAGACCGAATATGGGGTCCTGTCGCCCGCCAGCCGCAACCCGGTCGAGCTGTCGAACTGGGTGGTCGCCGCCTACAAGGCCAGCCAGGAGGGGCGGGTGGCGCCGTGGGATTACCGCTCCGAGGACCCGCTCAACGACGCCCGCGGGTTCCATTTGGACCGCGCAGCCGCCCACCCCTCGCTGTTGACGGACCGCCCGTTGCCCGATGCCGTCCACGCAGCCACGGGGACGGCACCTTTCCCGCGGGGACCGGTTGGCCCGCCCGCCCGGGACCGGGGCGGCTCCGGCGCCGCCATGTTGACCAACGGCGCCCGGCTGTACGTGGACCACGCCCATCCCGAATACGCCAGCCCGGAAACGACGTCCGCGCGGGAGGCGGCGCTGTGGGACGCCGCCGGCCAGCGGATCATGGCGAGAGCCGCCCAGCTTCTGGCGGACGCGGGCACGCCGGTGGCCCTGTACAAGAACAACACTGATGGCCAAGGCGCGTCCTATGGGACGCATGAGAACTACCTGGTGGAGAGGTCGGTCGATTGGCAGCTGCTGGTCGATTTCATGACGCCGTTCCTGGTGACAAGGCAGATTTTCACGGGTTCGGGCCGGGTCGGCTTGGGGCCCCGGTCGGGGGAGGCGGGTTTCCAACTGTCGCAGCGGGCCGATTTCGTGGAGGCGGAGGTCGGCTTGGAGACCACGCTGAACCGCCCGATTGTCAACACCCGCGACGAGCCCCACGCCGATCCGGCGCGTTGGCGCCGGCTCCACGTGATTGTGGGCGACGCGACCATGATGGACGTTGCCACCTACGCCCGGTTGGGGATCACGGGCTTGGCGCTGCGGGCGTTGGCGATCAGCCCTCCCAGGGCGGCCGCCGAATTTGCCGACCGCGTGAGGTTGGCGGTGCCGGTCGCGGCCTTCCGCCAGGTCAGCCGGGACCTTTCGGTCTCGGAGCGGCTGGCGCTGCGCGCGGGCGGGGAGGCGACGGCGATCCAGGTGCAGCGCCGCTACCTAAGCTTCGTCCAGGCCGCGCTGAAACTGCCGGACGCGGAGGCTGTGGACTTGATCGACCGCTGGACGGCGCTGTTGGACGGGCTTGGCGACAATCCCTTGAGCGTGGCCCGCCAGGTCGAATGGGCGGCGAAGTTCCGGCTGCTGGAATCGCTGCGGGAACGGGGCGGCCTTGCCTGGGACCACCCGAAACTGCGGGCGGCGGACTTGAGATGGACGGACGTCGACCCGGCGCGTTGCCTGTTCGGCCGGGTCGCCCAGCGCGGCGAGGTCGAGTCGCTGTTCGAAAGTCCAGAAATCGACTGGGCGGTGCGGCACCCTCCCGCGTCCACCCGCGCCTACTTGAAGGGCCAGGCCCTCGCCCGGTATCCGGACGCGGTGGTCGCGGCCGGGTGGGATTCGCTGACGCTGGCTTGGTCCGGGGGCCAGGCGCGGTTGGCGCTGCCGAGCCCGCTGGCCGGCAGCTGCCTCCAGGTCGAGGCGGTGCTGGCGGAGGCCGCTTCGGCCAGGGACCTGGCGGAGCGGCTGGCGGGGGTCGACCTGGCGGGCGAGGCGGTCCGGTGA
- a CDS encoding 16S rRNA methyltransferase, with the protein MGHDGSGVSGDRSGGTDRTDGGYQGRSGDRARFGSGHGRNSAGGPQRGSGPRRSWSAQAPSERQRSADAPRLAAYDLLRAVHRGAYANLTLPSMLTDRRITGRDAAFATELGYGAIRMRGQYDAVIAKVAGRDEVDDAVMDVLRLGLHQIAAMRVPDHAAVAATVAIAREALGIGPSGFVNAILRAVTEGGYETLLEEVAPVGDDSLENLAIRHSHPAWVVRALRQALISSGRDPADLPAVLAAGNSQPPLTLAARPGLITVEQLAEQIQSRSERPAQPGRFVPSALIMGRGAPGDLVAVRRAQAGVQDEGSQLVAWALAEAPLVDDQGNWLDLCAGPGGKAALLGGIAQERGGHLTANEPQPHRAELVRGAIRRLPNAVTVTELDGREVEGQYDRVLVDVPCTGLGALRRRPEARWRHSPADLGSLGPLQRDLLRAAINVTRPGGVIAYTTCSPHLAETRLVVQDVLEGRPDATVIDARQVALIPEDAVGEDGFAQLWTDRHGTDAMFLALIRRS; encoded by the coding sequence GTGGGCCACGACGGCAGCGGGGTAAGCGGTGATCGGTCAGGCGGCACGGACCGGACAGACGGTGGTTACCAAGGCCGAAGCGGTGACCGGGCCAGATTCGGTTCCGGGCACGGCCGGAATTCTGCCGGCGGCCCACAGCGGGGTTCGGGTCCACGCCGCAGTTGGTCCGCGCAGGCTCCCTCCGAGCGTCAGCGCTCGGCCGACGCTCCCCGTCTGGCCGCATACGACCTGCTCAGGGCAGTCCACCGGGGCGCTTATGCCAATCTGACACTGCCGTCCATGCTGACTGATCGGAGAATTACAGGCCGCGACGCGGCCTTTGCGACCGAGTTGGGCTATGGGGCCATCCGGATGCGAGGCCAGTACGACGCCGTGATCGCGAAGGTCGCAGGACGCGACGAAGTCGACGACGCGGTGATGGACGTCCTGCGTCTTGGCCTGCACCAAATCGCGGCCATGCGCGTGCCAGACCATGCGGCTGTGGCCGCTACCGTGGCGATTGCGCGTGAGGCACTCGGCATTGGGCCGAGCGGCTTCGTCAACGCGATCCTGCGGGCGGTCACCGAGGGAGGCTACGAAACTCTGCTCGAAGAAGTCGCGCCAGTCGGCGACGATTCGTTGGAGAACTTGGCCATCCGCCACTCCCACCCGGCCTGGGTGGTGCGCGCGCTGAGGCAAGCGCTGATCAGCTCGGGGCGCGACCCGGCGGACCTGCCAGCCGTGCTCGCGGCGGGCAACAGCCAGCCGCCGCTGACGCTAGCGGCCCGGCCGGGGCTGATCACCGTTGAGCAGTTGGCGGAACAGATCCAGTCCAGATCAGAACGCCCAGCCCAACCGGGCAGGTTCGTTCCCAGCGCCCTGATAATGGGGCGCGGGGCGCCTGGCGACCTGGTGGCCGTGCGCCGTGCTCAAGCGGGTGTTCAGGACGAGGGCTCCCAACTGGTCGCATGGGCTTTGGCGGAGGCCCCCTTGGTGGATGACCAGGGCAATTGGCTGGATCTCTGCGCCGGTCCGGGCGGTAAGGCGGCGCTGCTGGGCGGGATCGCCCAGGAAAGGGGCGGCCATCTGACCGCCAACGAGCCGCAACCGCACCGGGCGGAACTGGTGCGGGGCGCGATCAGGCGGCTGCCCAACGCCGTCACCGTCACGGAACTGGACGGCCGCGAGGTCGAGGGCCAATACGACCGTGTGTTGGTGGACGTGCCCTGCACCGGGTTGGGCGCGCTGAGGCGGCGGCCGGAAGCGCGCTGGCGGCATTCGCCCGCAGACCTGGGGAGCCTGGGTCCGCTGCAGCGCGACTTGTTGCGCGCGGCGATCAACGTGACGCGGCCGGGAGGGGTGATCGCGTACACCACCTGCTCGCCGCACTTGGCGGAAACCCGCCTGGTGGTCCAGGACGTTCTTGAGGGCCGGCCGGACGCCACGGTGATCGACGCCCGGCAAGTCGCCCTCATTCCAGAAGACGCTGTCGGCGAGGATGGATTCGCGCAACTCTGGACTGATCGGCACGGCACAGACGCCATGTTCCTGGCTCTAATCCGCCGGTCGTAG